One Massilia sp. 9096 genomic window carries:
- a CDS encoding UDP-glucose/GDP-mannose dehydrogenase family protein, producing the protein MKITIIGTGYVGLVTGACLAELGNDVFCLDVDQSKIDLLNNGGIPIHEPGLEEVVARNRAAGRLQFSTDVAASVKHGQLQFIAVGTPPDEDGSADLQYVLAAARNIGRHMDGFKVIVDKSTVPVGTADRVAAAVREELSARGAGHEFSVVSNPEFLKEGAAVEDFMRPDRIVIGLDDTPAGSRAHELMKLLYAPFNRNHERTYWMDVRSAEFTKYAANAMLATRISFMNELANLADRVGADIDAVRHGIGSDPRIGHSFLYAGAGYGGSCFPKDVQALERTARQYDQDLLILRAVEAVNDRQKTVLGRKVVARFGDDLAGKRFAVWGLAFKPNTDDMREAPSRVLLKELVERGATVAVHDPVAMAEARRVLKLDLNEGQLARIEFKDVPMAALDGAEALVIVTEWKAFRSPDFEQIKSRLRNPVIIDGRNLFEPVQMTNLGIEYHGIGRSVLTSK; encoded by the coding sequence ATGAAAATTACGATTATCGGCACAGGCTATGTCGGCCTCGTGACCGGCGCATGCCTCGCGGAACTCGGCAACGACGTGTTCTGCCTCGACGTCGACCAAAGCAAGATCGACCTGCTCAACAACGGCGGCATCCCGATCCACGAGCCGGGCCTCGAGGAAGTCGTGGCGCGCAACCGCGCAGCCGGCCGCCTGCAGTTCTCGACCGACGTCGCCGCCAGCGTCAAGCACGGGCAGCTGCAGTTCATCGCGGTCGGTACCCCGCCCGACGAAGACGGTTCCGCCGACCTGCAATACGTGCTGGCCGCCGCGCGCAACATCGGCCGCCACATGGACGGCTTCAAGGTCATCGTCGACAAGTCCACCGTGCCGGTCGGCACCGCAGACCGCGTCGCGGCCGCGGTGCGCGAGGAGCTGTCCGCGCGTGGCGCGGGCCATGAATTCTCGGTCGTGTCCAACCCCGAGTTCCTCAAGGAAGGCGCCGCGGTCGAGGACTTCATGCGCCCGGACCGCATCGTGATCGGCCTGGACGACACCCCTGCGGGCTCGCGCGCGCACGAGCTGATGAAGCTGCTGTACGCACCGTTCAACCGCAACCACGAGCGCACCTACTGGATGGACGTGCGCTCGGCCGAATTCACCAAGTACGCGGCCAACGCGATGCTGGCCACGCGCATCTCGTTCATGAACGAACTGGCCAACCTGGCCGACCGCGTCGGCGCCGACATCGACGCGGTGCGCCATGGCATCGGCTCGGATCCGCGCATCGGCCACAGCTTCCTGTACGCCGGCGCCGGCTACGGCGGCTCGTGCTTCCCGAAGGACGTGCAGGCGCTCGAGCGCACCGCGCGCCAGTACGACCAGGACCTGCTGATCCTGCGCGCCGTGGAGGCCGTCAACGACCGCCAGAAGACCGTACTCGGCCGTAAGGTCGTGGCGCGCTTCGGCGACGACCTGGCGGGCAAGCGCTTCGCGGTCTGGGGCCTGGCGTTCAAGCCGAACACCGACGACATGCGCGAAGCGCCGTCGCGCGTGCTGCTCAAGGAACTGGTCGAACGCGGCGCCACCGTGGCCGTGCACGACCCGGTCGCGATGGCGGAGGCCAGGCGCGTGCTGAAGCTCGACCTGAACGAAGGACAGCTGGCGCGCATCGAATTCAAGGACGTGCCGATGGCGGCGCTGGACGGCGCCGAGGCGCTGGTCATCGTCACCGAGTGGAAGGCCTTCCGCAGCCCGGACTTCGAGCAGATCAAGTCGCGCCTGAGGAACCCCGTCATCATCGACGGCCGCAACCTGTTCGAGCCGGTCCAGATGACCAACCTGGGCATCGAATACCACGGCATCGGCCGCTCGGTCCTGACCAGCAAGTGA
- the rfaE1 gene encoding D-glycero-beta-D-manno-heptose-7-phosphate kinase, whose product MSTANVKDIPSRLLPTDSYRHAEAPPLEKVRLLVVGDVMLDRYWFGDVSRISPEAPVPVVRIERREERLGGAANVARNAAALGAHCGLLGVVGADEAGDQVERILHESSIHSYLKRDDAISTIIKLRVIGRQQQMVRIDFEEAPTETILRDKLTSYKALLPDYDVIVLSDYNKGSLVDVAEMIRAARAAGKTVMVDPKGDDFSPYAGATMLTPNKSELKRIVGSWKNEEQLTEKAQNLRVELGLEALLLTRSEEGMSLYTGDEVLHVPADAREVFDVSGAGDTVIATMAAMLGAGAPLAEALATANRAGGIVVGKLGTATVTRDELFAHRRRTDDLQS is encoded by the coding sequence ATGAGCACTGCCAACGTGAAAGACATCCCGAGCCGCCTGCTGCCGACCGACAGCTATCGCCACGCCGAGGCGCCGCCGCTCGAGAAGGTCCGCCTGCTGGTCGTGGGTGACGTCATGCTCGACCGCTACTGGTTCGGCGACGTCTCGCGCATCTCGCCGGAAGCGCCGGTGCCGGTGGTGCGCATCGAGCGCCGCGAGGAGCGCCTGGGCGGCGCCGCCAACGTGGCGCGCAACGCGGCCGCGCTGGGCGCGCATTGCGGCCTGCTGGGCGTGGTCGGCGCCGACGAAGCCGGCGACCAGGTCGAGCGCATCCTGCACGAATCCAGCATCCACAGCTACCTCAAACGCGATGACGCCATCTCGACCATCATCAAGCTGCGCGTGATCGGCCGCCAGCAGCAGATGGTGCGCATCGACTTCGAGGAAGCGCCCACCGAAACCATCCTGCGCGACAAGCTGACCAGCTACAAGGCGCTGCTGCCGGACTACGACGTGATCGTCCTGTCCGATTACAACAAGGGCAGCCTGGTCGACGTGGCCGAGATGATCCGCGCCGCGCGCGCGGCCGGCAAGACCGTCATGGTCGACCCGAAAGGCGACGATTTCTCGCCCTACGCCGGCGCGACCATGCTGACCCCGAACAAGTCGGAACTCAAGCGCATCGTCGGCAGCTGGAAGAACGAGGAACAGCTGACCGAGAAGGCGCAGAACCTGCGCGTCGAGCTCGGCCTGGAAGCGCTGCTGCTGACGCGCTCGGAAGAGGGCATGAGCCTGTACACCGGCGACGAGGTGCTGCACGTGCCCGCCGACGCGCGCGAGGTGTTCGACGTCTCCGGCGCCGGCGACACCGTCATCGCCACCATGGCCGCGATGCTGGGCGCGGGCGCGCCGCTGGCCGAGGCGCTGGCCACCGCCAACCGCGCCGGCGGCATCGTGGTCGGCAAGCTCGGCACCGCCACCGTCACCCGCGACGAGCTGTTCGCCCACCGCCGGCGGACTGACGATTTGCAGAGTTAA
- a CDS encoding helix-hairpin-helix domain-containing protein, whose product MIKKLMLAVAVLAASMSCAFAQVDVNKADASALDGVRGVGPATSKLILDARTKGGDFKDWADFEKRVKGVGEKRAAKLSKAGLQVNGKSLDGAPMDADGSGAGAKSAAKPARGAKGAAAPAGAKAAS is encoded by the coding sequence ATGATCAAGAAACTGATGCTTGCAGTTGCTGTCCTGGCCGCTTCGATGAGCTGCGCGTTCGCCCAGGTGGACGTCAACAAGGCCGATGCCTCGGCGCTCGACGGCGTCAGGGGCGTCGGCCCCGCCACGTCCAAGCTCATCCTGGATGCGCGCACCAAAGGCGGCGATTTCAAGGATTGGGCCGATTTCGAAAAACGCGTCAAGGGCGTGGGCGAAAAGCGCGCCGCGAAGTTGTCCAAGGCCGGCCTGCAGGTGAACGGCAAGTCGCTGGACGGCGCCCCGATGGACGCTGACGGCAGCGGCGCCGGCGCCAAGTCTGCCGCCAAGCCGGCCAGGGGCGCCAAGGGAGCCGCGGCACCTGCGGGCGCCAAGGCCGCTTCCTGA
- the cysM gene encoding cysteine synthase CysM translates to MAYKTIEDTIGNTPLVQLVRIPGADAAARNNIILGKLEGNNPAGSVKDRAAMSMLRGAEARGQIKQGDTLIEATSGNTGIALAMAAAIRGYKMVLIMPDNLSIERRQSMAAYGAQIVLTPKTGGMEYARDLADQMQKDGKGIILDQFANQDNPRAHYETTGPEIWRDTDGRVTHFVSAMGTTGTIMGVSHYLKEQNEAIRIIGAQPEEGSSIPGIRKWPEAYMPRIFDKARVDQVESVSQAAAEQMARRLAAEEGIFCGISAAGACEIALRVSQTVENATIVFVVCDRGDRYLSTGVFPA, encoded by the coding sequence ATGGCATACAAGACCATCGAAGACACGATCGGCAATACCCCGCTGGTGCAGCTGGTGCGCATCCCCGGGGCCGACGCGGCCGCCCGCAATAACATCATCCTGGGCAAGCTCGAGGGTAACAATCCAGCCGGTTCGGTCAAGGACCGCGCTGCGATGTCGATGCTGCGCGGCGCCGAAGCGCGCGGCCAGATCAAGCAGGGCGACACGCTGATCGAAGCGACCAGCGGCAATACCGGCATCGCGCTGGCGATGGCGGCGGCGATCCGCGGCTACAAGATGGTGCTGATCATGCCGGACAACCTGTCGATCGAGCGCCGCCAGAGCATGGCCGCCTACGGCGCGCAGATCGTCCTGACCCCCAAGACCGGCGGCATGGAATACGCGCGCGACCTGGCCGACCAGATGCAAAAGGACGGCAAGGGCATCATCCTCGACCAGTTCGCCAACCAGGACAACCCCCGCGCCCACTACGAGACCACCGGCCCCGAAATCTGGCGCGACACCGACGGCCGCGTCACCCATTTCGTCAGCGCCATGGGCACCACCGGCACCATCATGGGCGTGTCGCATTACCTGAAGGAGCAGAACGAGGCGATCCGCATCATCGGCGCGCAGCCGGAAGAGGGTTCGTCGATCCCGGGCATCCGCAAATGGCCCGAGGCCTACATGCCGCGCATTTTCGACAAGGCGCGCGTCGACCAGGTCGAAAGCGTGAGCCAGGCCGCAGCCGAGCAGATGGCGCGCCGTCTGGCGGCTGAAGAAGGGATTTTCTGCGGCATTTCCGCCGCCGGCGCCTGCGAAATCGCATTGCGCGTTTCGCAGACTGTGGAGAATGCGACGATCGTGTTCGTCGTATGTGACCGCGGCGATCGTTATCTGTCGACGGGTGTGTTCCCCGCCTGA